In a single window of the Amia ocellicauda isolate fAmiCal2 chromosome 20, fAmiCal2.hap1, whole genome shotgun sequence genome:
- the washc2c gene encoding WASH complex subunit 2 isoform X3, which produces MNGLTVVNGPSEHNGTEGEHVWERPWSLEEMRKTSANWSLAADSGLLLFLQDFSQRMLSKTHEIEKQLDGLIRDTKATDSCLHTVFNDFLMLSNTQFIENRVYDEEVEEPVSKPEAGERQPEQERTREQKEAELIPKVQEAVNYGLRVLESAFEQLDIKAGNSDSEDEEVIDRVEPILEPKDLYVDRPLPYLIGSQLFMEQDDVGLGDLSSDEMSIDSDRDSVVDSEEDKDEEPSDDDFDQDDEVQDIAKKKSSLISDEEDDDEEDDSDIFGDSDKEEDEDKKNSTGPSSFADELAARIKGDVPSKEDEEQTSLSSAPSAAKKKGEEDNDELFKPPKMEDEDFSPFGGKGGLFSGGKGLFDDDDEGDLFADAPEDKISKPPVSKEPAPAIKKIPTGAVSIFPENSLFSSTKREESTEGRENGNLVENKCPSAPKQAALGGLFDDDDEDDFFSGSSLKKSNSGLEKPKQKKAVDLFGGDEEDDADIFNEISSAAPQPKNKEEEAVTVTVPEKKMPAGAISMFGPGTKNLLAESLRKRQPSTSEESEKSEKSEENVSSQDIFSTSTKPSEKSKPKSLFSDEEDSQEIFQSIQNSSKNLSNPAPVTQSKIKTPLSIFDDEEEEDLFASTPPKPTAKKSSSQKASKPLSSSLFSDDEDQWVTSKPQPTTVKTEEKSGSTKTIETMPPNLSAGVAQNKASLFDEDDDLFAATKESSQKKPQRISLLFEEENENDDDKGTLFQIGTAATPSSLDVKVKSQASPLAPSLFDKERTEDLFEAPAEAKLPVESADPKKKPAGAVSLFGGFDVFGQRKPDAAKIKSPLEDPEDDEFLYKDAPPPLEEEPKSKKKNVLSLFDDDDEDEEEQSPILISSKPAVKNPQKPTEQRPRTKSTGVFQDEELLFSQTQQKDNDPDVDLFSSTGKPASPNPAPMNPAAPVLFGDDDEDDLFSSGKPKPPLKPPEKKTTKPYKDENLSALPSEGFTKAASTSPPKPMIPPKAADNKKPAGSAPVKSKEPSSRIGKLQANLAINPASLLPGASRRIPGAESVIPGPAPSQPPAQEDLPGSAHTSHSRRAGEVAVSFDTPVQAKTLQSANKGRTKGAGNRRPQTRAARQLAAQVSDEIKDEDYRVESAIGAGSTSAVHTQTPPAPDLKSNTHAIPPFPEVAVPRLHAIEKTSAKKEVPEPKLPVADEDLFGSDDLFSPSVATKELPSPKPKLKTSEGMTKPQGQLQSKEVLPSIFDDQGDDLFNSAKQKPSKKIKSIPFLEEEEDDDIFGMGKSSSITSKKETKPSTQKEPKVPKQDIFQDDIFEAESDKAAKKPKEKVLDANLFDDNVDIFADLTVTKPKEKKSKKKVETKSIFDDDMDDIFSSGTTKAVAKPQSKSKKSPSAQESSTKEETDHSIFDDPLNALGGN; this is translated from the exons ATGAATGGACTGACAGTAGTCAATGGTCCATCAGAACACAATGGCACGGAGGGAGAACATGTCTGGGAGCGACCCTGGTCTTTGGAAGAGATGCGAAAAACCAGTGCAAACTGGTCTTTGGCAGCTGATTCTGGG CTGCTTCTGTTCCTCCAAGACTTTTCTCAGCGCATGCTCTCCAAAACCCATGAGATCGAGAAGCAGCTGGACGGCCTGATCCGTGACACAAAGGCGACCGACTCCTGCCTGCACACTGTCTTTAACGACTTCCTCATGCTCTCAAATACACAGTTCATTGAAAAT CGAGTCTATGATGAGGAAGTGGAGGAGCCAGTCTCTAAGCCAGAGGCCGGAGAGAGACAGCCGGAGCAG GAGAGAACGCGGGAACAGAAGGAAGCAGAACTTATCCCAAAAGTTCAAGAAGCAGTAAATTATGGATTAAGAGTTTTAGAGTCAGCTTTTGAACAATTGGACATCAAAGCAGGAAACTCAGACTCAGAAGATGAGGAAGTCATTGACAGAGTAGAGCCTATACTGGAACCCAAG GATCTGTATGTTGATAGACCATTGCCTTACTTGATAGGCTCTCAACTATTCATGGAGCAAGATGATGTGGGGCTTGGGGACCTTTCAAGTGACG agATGTCAATTGATAGTGATCGGGACAGTGTAGTGGACAGTGAAGAGGACAAAGATGAAGAG CCATCAGATGATGACTTTGATCAAGATGATGAAGTACAGGACATTGCAAAGAAA aagtCATCATTGATCAGCGACGAGGAGGATGACGATGAAGAGGACGACTCCGACATCTTTGGCGATTCAGACAAGGAGGAGGATGAAGACAAAAAG AACTCCACTGGGCCATCTTCCTTTGCTGATGAACTGGCGGCTCGTATTAAAGGTGATGTGCCTAGCAAAGAAGACGAGGAGCAGACAT CATTATCATCTGCTCCATCTGCAGCAAAGAAGAAGg GTGAGGAGGATAACGATGAACTGTTCAAACCTCCGAAGATGGAAGATGAGGATTTCTCTCCTTTTGGGGGGAAAGGAGGTCTGTTCAGTGGAGGCAAGGGACTGTTTGATGACGATGATGAG ggGGATCTGTTTGCTGATGCACCAGAAGACAAGATCAGCAAACCACCTGTCAGTAAAG AGCCAGCTCCAGCCATCAAGAAGATACCCACTGGTGCTGTCTCCATTTTCCCAG AAAATAGCCTATTTAGCTCTACGAAAAGAGAAGAATCCACAGAAGGCAGAGAGAATGGGAATCTGGTGGAAAACAAATGCCCGTCGGCCCCAAAACAGGCCGCCTTGGGAGGACTCTTCGATGACGACGATGAGGATGACTTCTTTAGTGGAAGCAGTCTCAAAAAGTCAAATTCTG GATTGGAAAAGCCAAAGCAGAAGAAAGCCGTGGATCTGTTTGGTGGAGATGAAGAAGATGATGCAGATATTTTCAATGAGATCAGCTCTGCAGCTCCCCAACCCAAAAATAAGGAAGAAGAAGCAGTGACCGTGACCGTGCCTGAGAAGAAG ATGCCTGCTGGTGCCATCTCCATGTTTGGACCCGGGACTAAGAACCTTCTTGCTGAAAGTCTGAGGAAACGGCAGCCGTCCACAAGCGAAGAATCTGAGAAATCTGAGAAATCTGAGGAG AATGTCTCTTCTCAAGACATTTTCAGCACATCCACTAAGCCTTCTGAAAAGTCCAAACCCAAAAGCCTTTTTTCAGATGAGGAAGATTCACAG GAGATATTTCAATCCATTCAGAACAGTAGTAAAAATCTGTCAAATCCTGCACCTGTAACCCAGAGCAAGATCAAGACACCTCTGTCCATTTTTGATGATGAAGAAGAAGAG GATCTGTTTGCTTCCACCCCTCCAAAACCAACAGCCAAGAAGAGCTCATCACAGAAAGCAAGTAAACCCCTCTCAAGCTCGCTCTTTAGTGATGACGAG GATCAGTGGGTAACCTCCAAACCCCAACCAACCACAGTTAAGACTGAAGAAAAATCCGGAAGCACAAAGACCATTGAAACGATGCCTCCTAATCTCTCGGCGGGCGTGGCCCAGAATAAGGCCAGCTTGTTTGATGAAGACGATGATCTTTTTGCTGCTACAAAGGAATCTAG TCAGAAGAAGCCTCAGAGAATCTCTCTTCTGTTTGAGGAAGAAAACGAGAACGACGACGACAAGGGAACCCTATTCCAAATCGGAACAGCTGCCACTCCCAGTTCCCTGGATGTTAAAGTA AAATCGCAAGCAAGCCCTCTGGCTCCTTCTCTGTTTGACAAAGAAAGGACAGAAGACTTGTTTGAAGCGCCAGCAGAAGCAAAACTGCCTGTGGAAAGTGCAGACCCGAAGAAGAAGCCTGCTGGGGCTGTCAGCCTTTTTGGGGGATTTGATGTATTTGGACAACGGAAACCAGATGCAGCAAAG ATCAAGAGTCCTTTGGAAGACCCCGAGGATGATGAGTTCCTCTACAAAGATGCCCCTCCCCCCCTGGAAGAGGAACCCAAGAGCAAGAAGAAAAACGTACTGAGCCTGTTCGATGacgatgatgaagatgaagaggaACAAAGCCCCATCTTAATATCCAGCAAGCCAGCAGTAAAAAACCCACAGAAG ccaACTGAGCAGAGACCTCGAACAAAGAGCACAGGAGTTTTCCAAGACGAGGAGCTGCTGTTCAGCCAAACACAGCAAAAGGACAATGACCCAGATGTTGATCTCTTCTCCAGCACAGGAAAACCTGCG AGCCCGAATCCTGCCCCCATGAATCCAGCAGCACCGGTGCTGtttggtgatgatgatgaagatgatctCTTCAGTTCTGGGAAGCCCAAACCACCactg AAGCCACCTGAGAAGAAAACCACCAAACCATATAAAGATGAGAACCTCTCAGCTCTGCCAAGCGAGGGGTTTACTAAGGCTGCTTCCACATCACCCCCCAAACCGATGATCCCCCCGAAAGCAGCAGATAATAAG AAGCCGGCAGGCTCAGCCCCTGTTAAAAGTAAAGAGCCTTCATCACGGATTGGAAAACTTCAA GCTAATTTGGCCATTAATCCGGCTAGCCTCCTCCCTGGTGCCTCACGGCGAATTCCAGGAGCAGAAAGTGTGATCCCTGGCCCGGCGCCCTCACAGCCTCCCGCTCAAGAGGACCTGCCAGGCTCGGCTCACACCTCACACTCTCGGAGAGCAGGGGAGGTGGCGGTCAGCTTTGACACTCCAGTTCAGGCCAAGACTCTGCAGAGTGCCAATAAG GGTCGGACCAAAGGAGCTGGCAACCGCAGGCCGCAGACGAGAGCAGCCCGGCAGTTGGCAGCACAGGTGTCAGACGAGATCAAGGATGAGGACTACAGAGTTGAAAGTGCCATAGGGGCTGGGTCCACCTCTGctgttcacacacagacacctccAGCCCCAGACCTTAAATCCAACACCCACGCTATACCACCATTCCCAGAGGTGGCAGTACCCAGACTGCATGCAATAGAGAAGACGTCAGCCAAAAAGGAGGTGCCTGAGCCCAAATTACCTGTAGCAGATGAGGATCTTTTTGGATCAGATGATCTATTTTCTCCGTCAGTGGCTACAAAGGAATTGCCATCTCCAAAACCAAAATTGAAGACTTCTGAGGGCATGACAAAACCACAAGGCCAGCTGCAAAGCAAGGAGGTGCTGCCCTCCATATTTGATGACCAAGGAGATGATCTGTTCAACTCTGCCAAGCAGAAGCCCTCAAAGAAAATCAAGTCCATTCCAttcctggaggaggaggaggatgatgaCATTTTTGGCATGGGAAAGAGCAGCAGCATAACCAGTAAGAAAGAAACGAAGCCTTCCACACAGAAGGAGCCTAAAGTGCCCAAACAGGACATTTTTCAG GACGATATTTTTGAGGCAGAATCGGATAAAGCTGCAAAAAAGCCTAAAGAAAAAGTCCTGGATGCCAACTTGTTTGATGATAATGTTGACATATTTGCTGATTTAACAgtaacaaaaccaaaagaaaagaagTCAAAGAAGAAAGTGGAAACTAAATCAATATTTGATGATGATATGG
- the washc2c gene encoding WASH complex subunit 2 isoform X5: MNGLTVVNGPSEHNGTEGEHVWERPWSLEEMRKTSANWSLAADSGLLLFLQDFSQRMLSKTHEIEKQLDGLIRDTKATDSCLHTVFNDFLMLSNTQFIENRVYDEEVEEPVSKPEAGERQPEQERTREQKEAELIPKVQEAVNYGLRVLESAFEQLDIKAGNSDSEDEEVIDRVEPILEPKDLYVDRPLPYLIGSQLFMEQDDVGLGDLSSDEMSIDSDRDSVVDSEEDKDEEPSDDDFDQDDEVQDIAKKKSSLISDEEDDDEEDDSDIFGDSDKEEDEDKKNSTGPSSFADELAARIKGDVPSKEDEEQTSLSSAPSAAKKKGKGKKESKPDRAQGEEDNDELFKPPKMEDEDFSPFGGKGGLFSGGKGLFDDDDEGDLFADAPEDKISKPPVSKEPAPAIKKIPTGAVSIFPENSLFSSTKREESTEGRENGNLVENKCPSAPKQAALGGLFDDDDEDDFFSGSSLKKSNSGLEKPKQKKAVDLFGGDEEDDADIFNEISSAAPQPKNKEEEAVTVTVPEKKMPAGAISMFGPGTKNLLAESLRKRQPSTSEESEKSEKSEENVSSQDIFSTSTKPSEKSKPKSLFSDEEDSQEIFQSIQNSSKNLSNPAPVTQSKIKTPLSIFDDEEEEDLFASTPPKPTAKKSSSQKASKPLSSSLFSDDEDQWVTSKPQPTTVKTEEKSGSTKTIETMPPNLSAGVAQNKASLFDEDDDLFAATKESSQKKPQRISLLFEEENENDDDKGTLFQIGTAATPSSLDVKVKSQASPLAPSLFDKERTEDLFEAPAEAKLPVESADPKKKPAGAVSLFGGFDVFGQRKPDAAKIKSPLEDPEDDEFLYKDAPPPLEEEPKSKKKNVLSLFDDDDEDEEEQSPILISSKPAVKNPQKPTEQRPRTKSTGVFQDEELLFSQTQQKDNDPDVDLFSSTGKPASPNPAPMNPAAPVLFGDDDEDDLFSSGKPKPPLKPPEKKTTKPYKDENLSALPSEGFTKAASTSPPKPMIPPKAADNKANLAINPASLLPGASRRIPGAESVIPGPAPSQPPAQEDLPGSAHTSHSRRAGEVAVSFDTPVQAKTLQSANKGRTKGAGNRRPQTRAARQLAAQVSDEIKDEDYRVESAIGAGSTSAVHTQTPPAPDLKSNTHAIPPFPEVAVPRLHAIEKTSAKKEVPEPKLPVADEDLFGSDDLFSPSVATKELPSPKPKLKTSEGMTKPQGQLQSKEVLPSIFDDQGDDLFNSAKQKPSKKIKSIPFLEEEEDDDIFGMGKSSSITSKKETKPSTQKEPKVPKQDIFQDDIFEAESDKAAKKPKEKVLDANLFDDNVDIFADLTVTKPKEKKSKKKVETKSIFDDDMDDIFSSGTTKAVAKPQSKSKKSPSAQESSTKEETDHSIFDDPLNALGGN, encoded by the exons ATGAATGGACTGACAGTAGTCAATGGTCCATCAGAACACAATGGCACGGAGGGAGAACATGTCTGGGAGCGACCCTGGTCTTTGGAAGAGATGCGAAAAACCAGTGCAAACTGGTCTTTGGCAGCTGATTCTGGG CTGCTTCTGTTCCTCCAAGACTTTTCTCAGCGCATGCTCTCCAAAACCCATGAGATCGAGAAGCAGCTGGACGGCCTGATCCGTGACACAAAGGCGACCGACTCCTGCCTGCACACTGTCTTTAACGACTTCCTCATGCTCTCAAATACACAGTTCATTGAAAAT CGAGTCTATGATGAGGAAGTGGAGGAGCCAGTCTCTAAGCCAGAGGCCGGAGAGAGACAGCCGGAGCAG GAGAGAACGCGGGAACAGAAGGAAGCAGAACTTATCCCAAAAGTTCAAGAAGCAGTAAATTATGGATTAAGAGTTTTAGAGTCAGCTTTTGAACAATTGGACATCAAAGCAGGAAACTCAGACTCAGAAGATGAGGAAGTCATTGACAGAGTAGAGCCTATACTGGAACCCAAG GATCTGTATGTTGATAGACCATTGCCTTACTTGATAGGCTCTCAACTATTCATGGAGCAAGATGATGTGGGGCTTGGGGACCTTTCAAGTGACG agATGTCAATTGATAGTGATCGGGACAGTGTAGTGGACAGTGAAGAGGACAAAGATGAAGAG CCATCAGATGATGACTTTGATCAAGATGATGAAGTACAGGACATTGCAAAGAAA aagtCATCATTGATCAGCGACGAGGAGGATGACGATGAAGAGGACGACTCCGACATCTTTGGCGATTCAGACAAGGAGGAGGATGAAGACAAAAAG AACTCCACTGGGCCATCTTCCTTTGCTGATGAACTGGCGGCTCGTATTAAAGGTGATGTGCCTAGCAAAGAAGACGAGGAGCAGACAT CATTATCATCTGCTCCATCTGCAGCAAAGAAGAAGggtaaaggaaagaaagaatcaAAACCTGATAGAGCCCAGG GTGAGGAGGATAACGATGAACTGTTCAAACCTCCGAAGATGGAAGATGAGGATTTCTCTCCTTTTGGGGGGAAAGGAGGTCTGTTCAGTGGAGGCAAGGGACTGTTTGATGACGATGATGAG ggGGATCTGTTTGCTGATGCACCAGAAGACAAGATCAGCAAACCACCTGTCAGTAAAG AGCCAGCTCCAGCCATCAAGAAGATACCCACTGGTGCTGTCTCCATTTTCCCAG AAAATAGCCTATTTAGCTCTACGAAAAGAGAAGAATCCACAGAAGGCAGAGAGAATGGGAATCTGGTGGAAAACAAATGCCCGTCGGCCCCAAAACAGGCCGCCTTGGGAGGACTCTTCGATGACGACGATGAGGATGACTTCTTTAGTGGAAGCAGTCTCAAAAAGTCAAATTCTG GATTGGAAAAGCCAAAGCAGAAGAAAGCCGTGGATCTGTTTGGTGGAGATGAAGAAGATGATGCAGATATTTTCAATGAGATCAGCTCTGCAGCTCCCCAACCCAAAAATAAGGAAGAAGAAGCAGTGACCGTGACCGTGCCTGAGAAGAAG ATGCCTGCTGGTGCCATCTCCATGTTTGGACCCGGGACTAAGAACCTTCTTGCTGAAAGTCTGAGGAAACGGCAGCCGTCCACAAGCGAAGAATCTGAGAAATCTGAGAAATCTGAGGAG AATGTCTCTTCTCAAGACATTTTCAGCACATCCACTAAGCCTTCTGAAAAGTCCAAACCCAAAAGCCTTTTTTCAGATGAGGAAGATTCACAG GAGATATTTCAATCCATTCAGAACAGTAGTAAAAATCTGTCAAATCCTGCACCTGTAACCCAGAGCAAGATCAAGACACCTCTGTCCATTTTTGATGATGAAGAAGAAGAG GATCTGTTTGCTTCCACCCCTCCAAAACCAACAGCCAAGAAGAGCTCATCACAGAAAGCAAGTAAACCCCTCTCAAGCTCGCTCTTTAGTGATGACGAG GATCAGTGGGTAACCTCCAAACCCCAACCAACCACAGTTAAGACTGAAGAAAAATCCGGAAGCACAAAGACCATTGAAACGATGCCTCCTAATCTCTCGGCGGGCGTGGCCCAGAATAAGGCCAGCTTGTTTGATGAAGACGATGATCTTTTTGCTGCTACAAAGGAATCTAG TCAGAAGAAGCCTCAGAGAATCTCTCTTCTGTTTGAGGAAGAAAACGAGAACGACGACGACAAGGGAACCCTATTCCAAATCGGAACAGCTGCCACTCCCAGTTCCCTGGATGTTAAAGTA AAATCGCAAGCAAGCCCTCTGGCTCCTTCTCTGTTTGACAAAGAAAGGACAGAAGACTTGTTTGAAGCGCCAGCAGAAGCAAAACTGCCTGTGGAAAGTGCAGACCCGAAGAAGAAGCCTGCTGGGGCTGTCAGCCTTTTTGGGGGATTTGATGTATTTGGACAACGGAAACCAGATGCAGCAAAG ATCAAGAGTCCTTTGGAAGACCCCGAGGATGATGAGTTCCTCTACAAAGATGCCCCTCCCCCCCTGGAAGAGGAACCCAAGAGCAAGAAGAAAAACGTACTGAGCCTGTTCGATGacgatgatgaagatgaagaggaACAAAGCCCCATCTTAATATCCAGCAAGCCAGCAGTAAAAAACCCACAGAAG ccaACTGAGCAGAGACCTCGAACAAAGAGCACAGGAGTTTTCCAAGACGAGGAGCTGCTGTTCAGCCAAACACAGCAAAAGGACAATGACCCAGATGTTGATCTCTTCTCCAGCACAGGAAAACCTGCG AGCCCGAATCCTGCCCCCATGAATCCAGCAGCACCGGTGCTGtttggtgatgatgatgaagatgatctCTTCAGTTCTGGGAAGCCCAAACCACCactg AAGCCACCTGAGAAGAAAACCACCAAACCATATAAAGATGAGAACCTCTCAGCTCTGCCAAGCGAGGGGTTTACTAAGGCTGCTTCCACATCACCCCCCAAACCGATGATCCCCCCGAAAGCAGCAGATAATAAG GCTAATTTGGCCATTAATCCGGCTAGCCTCCTCCCTGGTGCCTCACGGCGAATTCCAGGAGCAGAAAGTGTGATCCCTGGCCCGGCGCCCTCACAGCCTCCCGCTCAAGAGGACCTGCCAGGCTCGGCTCACACCTCACACTCTCGGAGAGCAGGGGAGGTGGCGGTCAGCTTTGACACTCCAGTTCAGGCCAAGACTCTGCAGAGTGCCAATAAG GGTCGGACCAAAGGAGCTGGCAACCGCAGGCCGCAGACGAGAGCAGCCCGGCAGTTGGCAGCACAGGTGTCAGACGAGATCAAGGATGAGGACTACAGAGTTGAAAGTGCCATAGGGGCTGGGTCCACCTCTGctgttcacacacagacacctccAGCCCCAGACCTTAAATCCAACACCCACGCTATACCACCATTCCCAGAGGTGGCAGTACCCAGACTGCATGCAATAGAGAAGACGTCAGCCAAAAAGGAGGTGCCTGAGCCCAAATTACCTGTAGCAGATGAGGATCTTTTTGGATCAGATGATCTATTTTCTCCGTCAGTGGCTACAAAGGAATTGCCATCTCCAAAACCAAAATTGAAGACTTCTGAGGGCATGACAAAACCACAAGGCCAGCTGCAAAGCAAGGAGGTGCTGCCCTCCATATTTGATGACCAAGGAGATGATCTGTTCAACTCTGCCAAGCAGAAGCCCTCAAAGAAAATCAAGTCCATTCCAttcctggaggaggaggaggatgatgaCATTTTTGGCATGGGAAAGAGCAGCAGCATAACCAGTAAGAAAGAAACGAAGCCTTCCACACAGAAGGAGCCTAAAGTGCCCAAACAGGACATTTTTCAG GACGATATTTTTGAGGCAGAATCGGATAAAGCTGCAAAAAAGCCTAAAGAAAAAGTCCTGGATGCCAACTTGTTTGATGATAATGTTGACATATTTGCTGATTTAACAgtaacaaaaccaaaagaaaagaagTCAAAGAAGAAAGTGGAAACTAAATCAATATTTGATGATGATATGG